The region TTAGCGCTAACAGAAGAAAAACCGGGAAAACGCCGCGTTCAAAACTGCTGAACTGCCGATTTTGGCCTGTTTTGATCCGATCCGCTTCGTTACACCCGTCTGGAGAATTAGGGAGACCGGGCCACCAGCCCGCGTCACAAACTGAGGAGAGAGACCGCTCATGAAGGTATTGGTGCCTGTCAAACGCGTGATCGACTATAACGTGAAAGTTCGTGTCAAAGCGGACGGATCGGGTGTTGATCTCGCCAATGTGAAAATGTCGATGAACCCCTTCGACGAAATCGCCGTCGAACAGGCGATTCGTCTGAAAGAAGCTGGTCAGGCTGATGAGATCGTCGCCGTCTCCATCGGTGTGAAGCAAGCGCAGGAAACCCTGCGCACCGCGCTCGCCATGGGCGCTGACCGCGCGATTCTCGTGATCGCTTCGGACGATGTGCACAAGGACATCGAACCGCTGGCCGTGGCAAAGATCCTCAAAGCCATCGTCGACGAAGAGCAGCCGGGCCTCGTGCTCTGCGGCAAACAGGCGATCGACAACGACATGAACGCTACCGGGCAAATGCTGTCGGCGCTGATGGGCTGGTCTCAGGCGACATTCGCCTCCGAGGTCACCATTGAAGGCGACAAGGCGAAAGTCACCCGCGAAGTCGATGGCGGTTTGCAGACCATTGAGGTCACCATGCCGACAGTCGTCACCGTGGACCTGCGCCTCAACGAGCCGCGCTATGCGTCGCTGCCGAACATCATGAAGGCCAAGAAAAAGCCGTTGGATGAGAAAACCGCCGAAGACTATGGCGTCGATGTCTCTAACCGCTTGGAGATCGTTAAAACCGTTGAGCCTGCCGAACGTGCTGCGGGCATCAAGGTTGGTTCGGTTGACGAGCTTGTCGCGAAACTCAAAGAAGTGGGGGCTGTGTAATGGCTGTTCTTCTGATTGCCGAAATCTCCGATGGCGAATTGTCCATGGATGCCACCGCCAAGGCGGTAACCGCAGCCAAGGCTCTGGGCGACGTGACCGTTCTGGCGGCAGGCAGCTCTGCCGCTGCGGCAGGCGAAGCGGCCTCCAAGATCGACGGCGTGTCCAAGGTGCTGGTCGCTGAAGACCCGATGCTGGGCCACCGTCTGGCCGAAGCCACCGCAGCGCTGATCGTGTCGCTCGCGGGTGACTATGAGCATATCGTCGCTCCGGCCACCACCGACGCTAAAAACGTGATGCCCCGCGTGGCAGCGCTTTTGGACGTCATGGTGATTTCGGATGCTTCCGGTGTTGTCGATGCTGACACGTTCGAGCGCCCGATCTATGCCGGTAACGCGGTTCAGACCGTGAAATCTAACGACGCCAAAAAAGTCATCACCTTCCGCACATCGACCTTCGATGCGGCCGGTGAAGGGGGCTCTGCCTCGGTCGAGACGATCTCGGCTGTCGAAAACCCCGGCTTGTCGACTTGGGTCGAAGACAAAGTTGCCGAATCCGACCGTCCCGAGCTGACCAGCGCGGGCGTGGTGGTTTCCGGTGGCCGTGGCGTCGGCTCCGAAGAAGACTTTGCCCTGATCGAGAAGCTGGCCGACAAGCTCGGTGCCGCTGTTGGCGCGTCGCGTGCGGCGGTTGATTCGGGCTATGCCCCGAACGATTGGCAGGTGGGTCAGACCGGTAAGGTCGTCGCCCCTGATCTTTATATCGCGGTTGGTATCTCGGGTGCGATTCAGCACCTCGCCGGGATGAAAGACTCCAAAATCATCGTCGCGATCAACAAAGACGAAGAATCGCCGATCTTCCAAGTGGCCGATTACGGGCTGGTGGCCGATCTCTTCGACGCGGTGCCTGAGCTGATCGAAAAGCTGTAAAGCTCTTCACGTGAAACACCAAAGGCCCGCCGCTCTCGGCGGGCCTTTTTTATTGCATGTCCCCTTACCGGAACGCTCAGGACATGCTTTGCAGCGCATCGGTCAAGGCAGCGGCGGCATTGGCATGGGCCATCGGACCCAGCATCTCTGACGCGGCTTGGGTCTCCAATTCGCTCACCACCATGCCTGCGGTTGGCCCGGCAGATGGGTCTTTGGGGGAGACCACCTCAATCTTGGCGGTGGCATGTTGGGCCACTGCCTCAAACATCTCACGGGTGACGAAAAGCGGGTCATAGCCCAGTTCCCCCACCGGCTGTTCGGCGGCGGCCACCGGGGGACGGTCAG is a window of Sulfitobacter sp. W027 DNA encoding:
- a CDS encoding electron transfer flavoprotein subunit beta/FixA family protein encodes the protein MKVLVPVKRVIDYNVKVRVKADGSGVDLANVKMSMNPFDEIAVEQAIRLKEAGQADEIVAVSIGVKQAQETLRTALAMGADRAILVIASDDVHKDIEPLAVAKILKAIVDEEQPGLVLCGKQAIDNDMNATGQMLSALMGWSQATFASEVTIEGDKAKVTREVDGGLQTIEVTMPTVVTVDLRLNEPRYASLPNIMKAKKKPLDEKTAEDYGVDVSNRLEIVKTVEPAERAAGIKVGSVDELVAKLKEVGAV
- a CDS encoding electron transfer flavoprotein subunit alpha/FixB family protein → MAVLLIAEISDGELSMDATAKAVTAAKALGDVTVLAAGSSAAAAGEAASKIDGVSKVLVAEDPMLGHRLAEATAALIVSLAGDYEHIVAPATTDAKNVMPRVAALLDVMVISDASGVVDADTFERPIYAGNAVQTVKSNDAKKVITFRTSTFDAAGEGGSASVETISAVENPGLSTWVEDKVAESDRPELTSAGVVVSGGRGVGSEEDFALIEKLADKLGAAVGASRAAVDSGYAPNDWQVGQTGKVVAPDLYIAVGISGAIQHLAGMKDSKIIVAINKDEESPIFQVADYGLVADLFDAVPELIEKL